In Embleya scabrispora, the DNA window ATTCGGCGGTATCGACGCCCGATTTCGGGGTGCTTCGACGACCTCTCCGTCGCCCGTCAGGTCGTCGGGGTCGAAGTGGCGTCCGCCGTGCCGGCTCGGTTGTAGAGGGTGGCGATGTCGGGGCCGAAGCGGCTGCTGTAGGAGGTGAGGTCGTCGCCGCCCTCCTGGTAGCCGCCGATGACGCCGATCACCGTGCCCCGGCCGTTCGCGGGGTCGATGTCGGTGAGCATCGGACCACCGCTGGTGCCGTCGGGGAAGTCCGCGCAGTCGAAGCGCACCTGGGTGTCGGACAGGGCCGTGGTGGTGTTCTGGCAGCCGATCGGCTGCTCCTGGCCGTCCGGGTAGCCGATCAGTCGGGCCGCGCGGTCGAACGGAGAGTCGAAGGACACCTGTTCGGCGCCGGTCACCTCCTCGATCCGGTCGTCGGTGCCGGGGCGCCGCACCTGGAGGAACGCGACGTCGTAGGCCGGGTCCCGGTCCGAGACCCAGCGCGGGTCCACGTCGATCCGGGAGGGGACCCACACCCCGTACGGCATGAGCCCGTCGGAGTAGCCGGGGGCGAAGGCGACGTCGGACGCGAACGCCTCGCCGTAGACGCAGTGCGCGGCGGTGATCACCAGGTTCCGGTTCGGCGAGTGCACCACCGTCGCCGTGCAGAAGTGCTGCGGCTCCGCGCCGTCGTCCACGTGCAGGAGCGCGCCGATCGCCGGCGTCGGCGCGATGACGCCGGCCCGCAGCGGTTCGGACACCGGAAGCGGCTCGACCGCCTCCGAGGTGATCGTCGGCACGGGTGTCCCGGACGGTGCCGTGGGCGCACCACCCAGCAGGCTCGCCGCGATGCGATCGCCCTCGGCCGGATCCGGCAGGTGATAGCCCCGGGCCGCGTCGCCGCCCGCCCGCGACCTCGGATGTCCGGAGATCCGGCCCATCGAGGCCAGACCCGCCACCACCAGCACGGCGGCCACACAGAAGACGGTGCCGATCAGCAGTCGACTCCTTCCGGGGGTCGCTTCGGAATCCGCGGTTCGTCGCGACACTCGATCACCATTCTCGGCGTAATTCGGCCTCGGCCCCAGGACGCTACCGGGTGGATCGATACCCGGGTAAGGACGAATCAGACCGCCGAACGCACGGTCACACGCTCGTGACGAGGTGTTCTTGCGACCGTCGCCCCAAACAGGTGGGAGGGGGGCGACGGTCGCAGGAAACCCCCGTCATCGCATGCCGGCTCGACGCCGTCTCTCCAAACCGCCCGACCGGCCCTGCGACCGTATCCCGGGGCTCGTCGCCGACGGCACCCCGGTATGGGTGATTTATGACTGGCTTAAGGAACCTCCGAGGCTCGGGCCCCCGCCCCTCGGCGACGGGCGGCCGGATCATGCCCTCGTGCCGAGGGGGCCGGCGCTGCCACACTTTCCTTGTTCCGCGGGGGTTGTCGGCGGGGTGTCGGCGGGGCGACGGCGAGCCGGAGAGGGCGGGGTACCGATGGCGGGTTCCGACGACTCGTGGTGGACGGTCCGCGCCCGGCTGCGGCTGATCTGGGTGCCGTGCGCGGCGGTGATGCTGGCCACGATCGCGGCGCTGGTGGTCGGACTGACCCTGGACGGCGACGCGCGCTCGCGCGGGCTGCTCCTGGTGCTCGGCGGCGACCTGTTGCTGGTGGTCGGGCTGACCGTGCTGATCGAGGCCGCGCTGCGACGCACGGTGGAGCGGCCGCTGACCCAACTGGCCGATCCGAGCGAGCCGCCGAGCCGGGCCGCGCGCTACGGCAGTCGCGAGTTCGCCGCGATCGCCGGCGCGATGGCGAGCCTGCGCGCCCGGGCCCACGCCGGCGAGGACCGGGCCCGGCGGGAACGCGAGCACGTCGCCACGCTGACCGCCGTGATCGCCGAGCGGGACCGGGAGTCGGCCGCCGAGCGCGAGCGGGCCCGGGAGTCGGCGCGGGAGCGGGACGAGTTGCGCGCCCGGCTCGACGAACAGGACCGGCGCGCCCGACTCGCCCAGGCCGATCTCGACCAGTTCGCCCACGCCGCGACGCACGACATGCAGGATCCGCTGCGCCGGATCGTGTCCTTCGGACGCATGCTCCAAGAGCGCTACGAGGACGTGTTGGACCGGCGCGGCCGGCAGTACATCGACTTCACCATCGACAACGCGCGCCGACTCCAGATGCTCATCGACGAGATGGTCACCCTGACCGAGGTGGGCCGCTCGCGCGCGGAGAGCGTCGCGGTGGATCTGGACGAGGTGGTCCGGCTGACGTGGTCGGACATGGCGGATCGGGTCGAGGACACCGGCGCCGAGTTGGCGCACGCCGAACTGCCGGTGGTGGACGCCGACCCGGTGCTGCTGGCCACCCTGATCCGGCATCTGCTCGGCAACGCGGTCAAGTTCGCCCGCCCGTACGAGCGCCCGCTGGTACGGGTCGACGCCGAACCGGCCGCGGAGGGGTGGCGGATCACCATCACCGACAACGGGATCGGCATCCCGGCCGAGTCGGCGGAACGGGTGTTCGTGGCCTTCCGCCGACTGCACCCGCGCGAGACGTACACGGGAAGCGGGATCGGCCTGGCGATGGCCAAGCGCATCGTCGAACAACACGGCGGCCGGATCGCGGTGGACACCGAGTACACGGCGGGCACGCGGATCGTATTCACGCTGCCGAAGCGCTCGGCGCAGGACGCGGAGCCGGAGGGCGTGGCGCCGGAAGGCACGGAACCGGAGAACGCGGAGTCGGAGGACGCAGAGCCGAAGTACGCGGAGCCGGAGTACGGACAGCCGGAGCCGACGATCCCCGCCCCCGGGAAACCCGGCCCCACCGCCTCGACCGAGCCGCCGCACCCGACCGAACGCACCGACCTCGACGCACCTCCCGAGCCCGCCGAAGCCCCCGCCTCCCTCGACCCCGACCGATCCTTCACCGACGAACCGGAGCCGATCGAACCCGTTCGCTTCACGGATCCGTCGAACCACGAACCGCTCGCGTACGTTTCCGTTGCGTCGGCGCCGCGTGAACGACCGGCGCCGGGAACGACGACGGAGGCAACCCATGCGAGCGACGGACCCGAGCACCGACCCGACGACCGTCGACCCGACGGACACCCCGTCGACGAGTAGTGCCGCACCCACGCGGCGGATCGTGCTCTGCGGCGCCCTCGTCGCGGCCGGCGGCGCCACGCTGGTGGCCTGCGGTGGCGGCGACGACGCCAAGGACGACGCCCCCGCCGCCGACAAGGTGCTGGGCCCGGTCGGTGACGTGCCGGTCGGCGGCGGCAAGGTCTACGACGACGCCAAGGTGGTGGTCACCCAGCCCACCGCCGGCGACTTCAAGGCGTTCAGCGCCGTGTGCACCCACCAGCAGTGCCTGGTCGGCAGCGTCTCCGGCGGGCGGATCCACTGCCCCTGCCACAACAGCGACTACGACGCGAACACCGGCGCCGTACTCGGCGGCCCGGCGCCGCGCCCGCTCGCGGCCAAGCCGATCGCGGTCACGAACGGTCGGATCGTCCTCAAGCCCGCGTAACCGACCGGCTCCGCCCGTGCCCGTGTCGGCGAACTCGAACCGGTACTTCCCGGCAAATCCGGGAAAGGGGATCAAATAGGAATTATCACGCACATCGGATGTTGGGAGGCGGCCATGACAGGCTTGGACGAGGCGCTGCCGGTCGACCATCGACTCGGGCAGGTCTACCGGTACGGCGGCGGCTTCATGGGCGTCGTGCTGATCGTGTTCGGCGTCCTGGGCTTCACGCACAACGTCGGCTTCTTCTCCACCACCGGACGCGAGGTCGCGGGCATGTCGACCAACGGCGCGCTCAGCCTGATCTCGGTCGTGGTCGGCGCGATCCTGATCCTCGGCGCGATCATCGGCGGCAACACCGCCTCGACGGTGAACGTCGTGGTCGGCGCGCTGTTCGTGATCAGCGGCTTCGTGAACCTGGGCCTGATCGGCACCCCCGACATCAACTTCCTGTCCTTCAAGATGCCGAACGTCATCTTCAGCTTCGTGGTCGGTCTGCTGGTGATGACGTTCGGCCTGTACGGGCGGGTCAGCGGCCATCTGCCGCACGACAACCCGTATTGGCGCTCGCGCCACCCGGAAGAGGCGGCCCGCGAGGACGCCTTCCGCCGCCGGGCCTCGGTCCTGACCCGCGACGGCGCGTCCACGCCCGGGACGAGCCGGTCCCGCCCCGGCATCGCCGGCGGCCACTGAGTTCCCCGCGGCGGACGAGCACCGCACGCGCGAAGGCGCCGGAACGAAGACCCTCTCGTTCCGGCGCCTTCGCGCGGACGCACCCCCGCGGGCCCCGCCCGCTCAGTGCCCGGCCGCACCCTCCGCGCCGGGCGGGCGCTCGAAGCGCGGCATCAGGAATGCCAGGCCCCACGCCACGGCCAGGGCGGCGGCGCTGCCGAGGGCGCCGATCGTGAACGCGTCGTCGAACACCCCGCGCACCGCGTCCAGGGTGTGTGCGGCGGGTGCGTTGTCCTCCACGTGGGTGAAGAACAGCGTTCCGAACAGGGCCACCCCCAGCGCCCCCGCGAGCTGCTGCACCGCGTTGAGCACTCCGGAGGCCGAACCGACCTCGGAATCGGCCACGCCGGCCAGCGCGATCCCGAAGAACGGCGCCATCAGCAGCCCGAACCCGAAACCCGCGACGGCGGTCGCCGGCAGCAGGATCCAGGTGTTCACCGGGCCGTCGTGCATCGTGATGGTGGCCGCGGTTCCGAGCACCCCGAGCAGGCCGACCACCAGGCCCGCGTGCAGCACCCGACGGCCGTACTTCGCGGCGAGCACGGCCCCCGCCAGGCCCGCGCCGACGGTCGAGCCCAGCGACCACGGGATCAGCGCGAGCGCCGCGTGGGTCGCGGACCAGCCCAGGCCGATCTGGAGGTAGACGCCGAGCACGAGCATCAGGCCGATCATCGAGGCGAACATCATCAGGCCGACCGCCAGGGCGCCGGTGAACGCACGATTGGCGAACAGGCTGACCTCCACCAGCGCGTCGCGCCCCGCGCGGGTGGTGCGCACCTCGTACCAGGCGAACAGCCCGAGCACCGGCAGCGAAGCGGCCAGGCAGCCGAACGTCCACGCGGGCCAGCCCGCTTCGCGGCCCTGGACGAGCGGGTACACGAGCAGCATCATCGCCGCGGTGACCAGGACGACGCCGACGAGGTCGAGGCCGGGCCGGCGGGTGGTCGTACTCGGCTCGGGCCGGGGAATCACGCGCGCGCCGGCGGCCAGCGCGAACAGGCCCAGCGGCACGTTCACCACGAACACCGCGCGCCAGCCGAGGCCGAACAGGTCGGCGTCCATGACCACGCCGCCCAGGATCGGGCCGAGCACCGCGGCCAGCCCCATCGAGGGGCCGAACACCGCGAACGCGGCGCCGACCTCGCTCTCGTCGAACATGTCCCGGATCAGGCCGAGCCCCTGCGGCACCATCACCGCCGCGGCCAGCCCCTGTAGGCCGCGGGCCCCGATCAACACCTCCGGCGACTGGGCCAGCCCGCACAGCGCGGAGGTGACGGTGAAGGCGGTCGCCCCGAGCAGGAACATCCGCCGCCGGCCCAGGATGTCGCCCAGTCGGGCGCCGGTGATCAGGAACATCGCGAACGCGAGCGTGTACGCGGCGGAGAACCACTGGAGGTGGGTGGAATTGCCGCCGAGGGCGTCCCGAATGCCGGGGCCGGCGACGTTGACGATCGTCGCGTCGAGCAGGTCCATGATGTCGGCGCCCATGACCACCGCGAGGCCGAACCAGCGCAATCGGTAGGACGTGCGTTTCCCCGTCTCGGCCGCGGCCGGCGCGGCATAGGTGACGTCGGTGTCCATCGTCTCCCCCGTCTCCCCTTCTTGTCGTGCATGACTCTGATCCGGTCTTCGAACACCGTTCGTCATACGAACAGTGTTCTTATCTTCGAACACTGTTTTAGGCGCGAACACTGTTCGAGTCAAGTACAGTGTTCGTAAAGTCGCGGGATCCGTGCGACTGGTCGAGGAGGTGGCGTCGTGTCCGAGGCTCCCGAAGTACCCCTGCCGCCGTGGCGCACGACGCCCAAGGCCCGGGGACCGCGCAAACCGGCGCTGTCGCAGGAGGCGATCGTCACCGCCGCGCTGGAGATCATCGACGCGGAGGGCATGGACGCGCTGAGCATGCGCCGGGTGGCCCAGCGCTTCGAGACGGGGGCGGCGTCGTTGTACGCCTACGTCGCCAACAAGGAGGAACTCGTCGAACTCGTGGTGGACCGGGTCAACGGGGAGGTGCACATCCCGGTCGCCGATCCCGAGCGCTGGCGCGAGCAACTGCGCGAGACGATGTTCGCGATCCGCGACGTCTACGCCGCACACCGCGACCTGGGCCGGGCCACGATCGGCACGGTGCCGATGGGTCCCAATTCGATCCACTCGACGGAGCGGCTGCTCGCCATCCTGCGCGCGGGCGGACTGTCCAAGCGGGTCTGCGCGTTCGCGGCCGACGTGTTGTCCATGTACACCGTGATGTCCGGCCTCGAACTGGGCGGGCCGGACGCCGGGCACGGCTCGACCGACGCCGAGCGCGGCGCCTACTACGCGCGGATCCAGGAATACTTCGCGTCCCTGCCCGCGGCCCGCTTCCCCACGCTGGCCTCCATGGGCACCGAGTTGACCACCGGCGACGGCGACGAGCGCTTCGCGTTCGGGATCGACGTGCTGCTGCTCGGCCTGATCGCGTACTCCGAACGGGAGTCCTGACCGGGCGTCACCCCACCTCGCCGGCCCGCCGCGCCGGCTCCTCGCCGATATGCGTGGAGCAGCATGGGGAACAGGGACCACGGCACGGTCCGACGTGCTCGGAAGGCTTGGAGGCCGCATGTTCGACATCGGGGAGTTCAAGGCCGGACCGCGCAACGCGATCACCGACGTGGCCGGGCTGCGGGTCGGGCACGCGGCGTACACGGACGCGGGCGCGATGACCGGGACCACGGTGCTGCTCGGTCCGGTCGGCGGCTTCGTGGCGGGAGTGGACGTGCGCGGCGGCGCCCCGGGCACGCGCGAGTTGGACGCGCTCGATCCGCGCAACCTGGTACCGCGGATCGAGGCGATCGTGCTCAGCGGGGGCAGTGCGTTCGGGCTCGACGCGGCGGGCGGGGTGGTGGCGTGGCTGGCCGAGCGCGGGCGGGGGTTCCCGGTCGGCGCCGAGCCGCACCAGGTGGTGCCGGTGGTGCCCGCGGCCTCGCTGTTCGACCTCGGGCGCGGCGGTGATTGGCAGCGCCGGCCCGACGCGGCGCTCGGGCGGGCGGCGATCGCGGCGGCGGACGCCGAACCGGAGCACGCGCCGGTGCCGACGGGCAGCGTGGGGGCGGGCACGGGGGCGATGGTCGGCGGGCTGCGCGGCGGGGTGGGTACGGCGAGCGTGGTACTGCCCGGCGGGGTCACGGTCGCCGCGCTCGCGGTGGTCAACGCCGCCGGGTCGCCGGTCGACCCGATCGGCGGGCTGCCCTACGCGGTCGGCCTCGGCCTCCCCGGCGAGTTCCCGCTCACCCCGCCCGAACACGCCGAGCACGCCGCCGCGTTGACCCGCGCGGCGGCCTCGGCGCAGAC includes these proteins:
- a CDS encoding TetR/AcrR family transcriptional regulator, producing MSEAPEVPLPPWRTTPKARGPRKPALSQEAIVTAALEIIDAEGMDALSMRRVAQRFETGAASLYAYVANKEELVELVVDRVNGEVHIPVADPERWREQLRETMFAIRDVYAAHRDLGRATIGTVPMGPNSIHSTERLLAILRAGGLSKRVCAFAADVLSMYTVMSGLELGGPDAGHGSTDAERGAYYARIQEYFASLPAARFPTLASMGTELTTGDGDERFAFGIDVLLLGLIAYSERES
- a CDS encoding trypsin-like serine peptidase, with the protein product MSRRTADSEATPGRSRLLIGTVFCVAAVLVVAGLASMGRISGHPRSRAGGDAARGYHLPDPAEGDRIAASLLGGAPTAPSGTPVPTITSEAVEPLPVSEPLRAGVIAPTPAIGALLHVDDGAEPQHFCTATVVHSPNRNLVITAAHCVYGEAFASDVAFAPGYSDGLMPYGVWVPSRIDVDPRWVSDRDPAYDVAFLQVRRPGTDDRIEEVTGAEQVSFDSPFDRAARLIGYPDGQEQPIGCQNTTTALSDTQVRFDCADFPDGTSGGPMLTDIDPANGRGTVIGVIGGYQEGGDDLTSYSSRFGPDIATLYNRAGTADATSTPTT
- a CDS encoding ATP-binding protein translates to MAGSDDSWWTVRARLRLIWVPCAAVMLATIAALVVGLTLDGDARSRGLLLVLGGDLLLVVGLTVLIEAALRRTVERPLTQLADPSEPPSRAARYGSREFAAIAGAMASLRARAHAGEDRARREREHVATLTAVIAERDRESAAERERARESARERDELRARLDEQDRRARLAQADLDQFAHAATHDMQDPLRRIVSFGRMLQERYEDVLDRRGRQYIDFTIDNARRLQMLIDEMVTLTEVGRSRAESVAVDLDEVVRLTWSDMADRVEDTGAELAHAELPVVDADPVLLATLIRHLLGNAVKFARPYERPLVRVDAEPAAEGWRITITDNGIGIPAESAERVFVAFRRLHPRETYTGSGIGLAMAKRIVEQHGGRIAVDTEYTAGTRIVFTLPKRSAQDAEPEGVAPEGTEPENAESEDAEPKYAEPEYGQPEPTIPAPGKPGPTASTEPPHPTERTDLDAPPEPAEAPASLDPDRSFTDEPEPIEPVRFTDPSNHEPLAYVSVASAPRERPAPGTTTEATHASDGPEHRPDDRRPDGHPVDE
- a CDS encoding Rieske (2Fe-2S) protein, whose translation is MRATDPSTDPTTVDPTDTPSTSSAAPTRRIVLCGALVAAGGATLVACGGGDDAKDDAPAADKVLGPVGDVPVGGGKVYDDAKVVVTQPTAGDFKAFSAVCTHQQCLVGSVSGGRIHCPCHNSDYDANTGAVLGGPAPRPLAAKPIAVTNGRIVLKPA
- a CDS encoding MFS transporter, which codes for MDTDVTYAAPAAAETGKRTSYRLRWFGLAVVMGADIMDLLDATIVNVAGPGIRDALGGNSTHLQWFSAAYTLAFAMFLITGARLGDILGRRRMFLLGATAFTVTSALCGLAQSPEVLIGARGLQGLAAAVMVPQGLGLIRDMFDESEVGAAFAVFGPSMGLAAVLGPILGGVVMDADLFGLGWRAVFVVNVPLGLFALAAGARVIPRPEPSTTTRRPGLDLVGVVLVTAAMMLLVYPLVQGREAGWPAWTFGCLAASLPVLGLFAWYEVRTTRAGRDALVEVSLFANRAFTGALAVGLMMFASMIGLMLVLGVYLQIGLGWSATHAALALIPWSLGSTVGAGLAGAVLAAKYGRRVLHAGLVVGLLGVLGTAATITMHDGPVNTWILLPATAVAGFGFGLLMAPFFGIALAGVADSEVGSASGVLNAVQQLAGALGVALFGTLFFTHVEDNAPAAHTLDAVRGVFDDAFTIGALGSAAALAVAWGLAFLMPRFERPPGAEGAAGH
- a CDS encoding P1 family peptidase codes for the protein MFDIGEFKAGPRNAITDVAGLRVGHAAYTDAGAMTGTTVLLGPVGGFVAGVDVRGGAPGTRELDALDPRNLVPRIEAIVLSGGSAFGLDAAGGVVAWLAERGRGFPVGAEPHQVVPVVPAASLFDLGRGGDWQRRPDAALGRAAIAAADAEPEHAPVPTGSVGAGTGAMVGGLRGGVGTASVVLPGGVTVAALAVVNAAGSPVDPIGGLPYAVGLGLPGEFPLTPPEHAEHAAALTRAAASAQTPPSLNTTIGIVATDAALTRSQAQKVAGVAHDGLARAIRPVHTLYDGDTIFAVSTARVPLPALDPTTPYGVNEEAAALTLLHAAAADVFGRAVLHGVLAAKRGGSVPAYRDLYPNSTCRYDG
- a CDS encoding DUF4383 domain-containing protein codes for the protein MTGLDEALPVDHRLGQVYRYGGGFMGVVLIVFGVLGFTHNVGFFSTTGREVAGMSTNGALSLISVVVGAILILGAIIGGNTASTVNVVVGALFVISGFVNLGLIGTPDINFLSFKMPNVIFSFVVGLLVMTFGLYGRVSGHLPHDNPYWRSRHPEEAAREDAFRRRASVLTRDGASTPGTSRSRPGIAGGH